A genome region from Thermococcus gorgonarius includes the following:
- the proS gene encoding proline--tRNA ligase translates to MTGKVKREKWSENFSEWYNELIETAGIQDKRYPVKGMNIWLPYGLKIMRNIERFIHEEMARTGHEEVLFPALIPETEFQKEAEHIKGFEDEVYWVTHAGLDPLDVRLILRPTSETAMYSMFSLWIRSHADLPFKIYQIVNVYRYETKHTRPLIRVREISRFFEAHTAHDSYEDAERQIREDLEIFERLAKFLALPYIVSKRPEWDKFPGAYYSLGAEVMMPDGRTLQIGTMHNYRQNFAKAYNIQYETETGEHEYVHQTTFGMSERLLAAVIAIHGDDNGMVLPPTIAPIQVVIVPIPKKDASVDVFAYAREIAEELRNAGIRVHVDERDIRPGRKYYDWELKGVPVRIEVGPKDVEGRKAVIARRDTLTKEVVGRAEIVEAVRRTFDEIMENLYNRAKEFLESHIKRVDTIEEAKAVFEDRRGIVEIPWCGEEECGLKMEEELDAKMLGIPYPLETAKAPEGKKCPVCGREAKFIARFARTY, encoded by the coding sequence ATGACGGGCAAAGTTAAGAGGGAAAAGTGGAGCGAGAATTTCAGCGAATGGTATAACGAGCTTATCGAAACCGCTGGAATCCAGGACAAGCGCTACCCGGTCAAGGGAATGAACATATGGCTTCCCTACGGCCTTAAAATCATGCGCAACATAGAGAGGTTCATCCACGAGGAGATGGCCAGAACAGGCCACGAAGAGGTGCTCTTCCCGGCTTTAATCCCTGAGACCGAGTTTCAGAAGGAGGCAGAACACATAAAGGGCTTCGAGGACGAGGTTTACTGGGTTACACACGCGGGTCTGGACCCGCTTGACGTCAGGCTCATCCTCAGGCCAACGAGCGAGACGGCGATGTACTCCATGTTCTCGCTCTGGATAAGGTCGCACGCCGACCTGCCCTTCAAAATCTACCAGATAGTTAACGTTTACAGGTACGAAACCAAGCACACCAGGCCGCTCATCCGCGTCAGGGAGATAAGCCGCTTCTTTGAAGCCCACACCGCCCACGACAGCTATGAGGACGCTGAGAGGCAGATAAGAGAAGACCTTGAGATATTCGAGAGGCTTGCCAAGTTCCTCGCCCTGCCCTACATAGTCTCGAAGAGGCCCGAGTGGGACAAGTTCCCGGGGGCTTACTACTCCCTCGGTGCTGAGGTCATGATGCCCGACGGCAGAACGCTCCAGATAGGGACTATGCACAACTACCGCCAGAACTTCGCCAAGGCCTACAACATACAGTATGAGACCGAGACGGGAGAGCACGAATACGTCCACCAGACGACCTTCGGAATGAGCGAGAGGCTTCTCGCCGCGGTTATAGCCATACACGGCGACGACAACGGCATGGTTCTCCCGCCGACGATAGCGCCGATACAGGTGGTTATAGTACCGATTCCAAAGAAGGACGCCAGCGTTGACGTCTTCGCCTACGCGAGGGAGATAGCTGAAGAACTCAGAAACGCCGGAATCCGCGTCCACGTCGACGAGAGGGACATAAGGCCCGGCAGGAAGTACTACGATTGGGAGCTGAAGGGCGTTCCAGTGAGGATAGAGGTCGGTCCAAAGGACGTTGAAGGCAGAAAAGCCGTCATAGCTAGGCGCGACACCCTCACAAAGGAAGTCGTTGGGAGGGCGGAGATAGTCGAGGCCGTCAGGAGAACCTTCGACGAGATAATGGAGAACCTCTACAACCGCGCCAAGGAGTTCCTCGAAAGCCACATCAAGCGCGTCGACACGATTGAGGAAGCAAAAGCCGTCTTCGAGGACAGGCGCGGAATCGTTGAGATTCCGTGGTGCGGCGAGGAGGAGTGCGGCCTGAAGATGGAGGAAGAGCTCGACGCGAAGATGCTCGGTATTCCCTACCCGCTTGAGACAGCCAAGGCAC
- a CDS encoding DNA replication complex subunit Gins51, whose product MDIIKLREMLEEELSKPELVRIDESFYVDFDSLIKALHLGAESSRERGENLEEAIYLEQLKIAEGLMREIIRLRLHKLVDAVFSGSFSPGELVEEERKLFLILKAFVERKDFGKGVQPQKQVEETEKKADLGSEIVSKESSQKTRIRTAYIVSADLPSILDENLREHGPVTAGDLVVLPESIGEVLVKRGVARRVSIL is encoded by the coding sequence ATGGACATCATTAAGCTCAGAGAGATGCTGGAGGAGGAGCTCTCGAAGCCAGAACTAGTCAGGATCGATGAATCTTTTTACGTTGATTTCGACAGCCTGATAAAGGCCCTTCACCTAGGGGCCGAGAGCTCCCGGGAGAGGGGAGAAAACTTAGAAGAGGCCATATACCTTGAGCAGCTCAAGATAGCCGAGGGGCTGATGAGGGAAATAATACGGTTGAGACTTCACAAGCTCGTTGATGCGGTCTTTTCTGGAAGTTTTAGCCCCGGTGAGCTGGTTGAGGAGGAAAGGAAACTATTCCTGATTCTGAAGGCTTTTGTGGAAAGGAAGGACTTTGGAAAAGGTGTCCAGCCCCAGAAACAGGTGGAAGAAACGGAGAAAAAAGCTGATCTGGGCTCGGAAATAGTCAGTAAGGAAAGCTCTCAGAAAACAAGAATTCGTACTGCTTACATAGTCTCTGCTGATTTACCGTCAATTCTGGACGAAAATCTCAGAGAACACGGGCCAGTAACCGCTGGGGACCTCGTGGTGCTTCCCGAGAGCATTGGCGAGGTTCTCGTTAAAAGAGGCGTCGCTAGAAGAGTCAGCATTCTTTGA
- a CDS encoding DNA polymerase sliding clamp has product MPFEIVFDGAKEFADLIATASNLIDEAAFKVTEEGISMRAMDPSRVVLIDLNLPESIFSKYEVEEPETIGVNMDHFKKILKRGKSKDTLILRKGDENFLEITFEGTAKRTFRLPLIDVEELELDLPELPFTAKVVLLGEVLKEAIKDASLVSDALKFIATENEFTMKAEGETNEVEIRLTLEDEGLLDLEVQEETKSAYGISYLADMVKGIGKADEVTLRFGNEMPLQMDYYIRDEGKLTFLLAPRVEE; this is encoded by the coding sequence ATGCCGTTTGAGATAGTTTTTGATGGTGCTAAGGAGTTTGCAGACCTTATAGCCACTGCCAGCAACCTAATTGACGAGGCAGCTTTTAAGGTAACTGAGGAAGGAATAAGCATGCGTGCCATGGATCCCAGCAGAGTGGTTCTAATAGACCTTAATCTGCCGGAGAGCATTTTCTCCAAGTATGAGGTCGAGGAGCCTGAAACCATAGGCGTAAACATGGACCACTTCAAGAAGATCCTCAAAAGAGGAAAGAGCAAGGACACCCTCATACTCAGGAAGGGGGATGAAAACTTCCTTGAGATAACCTTTGAAGGAACTGCAAAAAGAACCTTCCGCCTTCCCCTCATAGACGTTGAAGAACTCGAGCTTGACCTTCCGGAGCTTCCATTCACTGCCAAGGTTGTTCTCCTTGGCGAAGTCTTAAAAGAAGCCATAAAAGACGCTTCACTCGTTAGTGATGCCCTCAAATTCATAGCGACTGAAAACGAATTCACGATGAAGGCTGAGGGAGAGACCAACGAGGTTGAGATAAGGCTCACCCTTGAGGATGAAGGCTTGCTTGACCTGGAAGTCCAGGAAGAAACCAAGAGCGCCTATGGAATAAGTTATCTGGCCGATATGGTCAAGGGCATCGGAAAGGCCGATGAGGTCACACTGAGGTTCGGCAATGAGATGCCCCTCCAGATGGACTACTACATCAGGGACGAAGGAAAGCTTACATTCCTCCTCGCTCCGCGCGTAGAGGAGTGA
- the ppsA gene encoding phosphoenolpyruvate synthase, whose protein sequence is MSGYRFIKWFEELGKEDVPLVGGKGANLGELTKAGIPVPPGFCVTAEAYKYFVENVKLEDGRTLQEWIMDIISKTNVDDSKQLQENTAKIRQKIIELPMLPEIAEEIERAYKELSQRFNKDAVYVAVRSSATAEDLPEASFAGQQETYLDVYGVDDVIDKVKKCWASLWTARATFYRAKQGFDHSKVYLSAVVQKMVNSEKSGVMFTANPVTNNRNEIMINASWGLGEAVVSGSVTPDEYIVEKGTWKIKEKFIAKKEVMVVRNPETGKGTVYVKVADYLGPEWVEKQVLTDEQIVEVAKMGAKIEEHYGWPQDIEWAYDKDDGKLYIVQSRPITTLKEEAKAEEAAEVEEAEVILKGLGASPGVGAGRVVVIFDASEIDKVKEGDVLVTTMTNPDMVPAMKRASAIVTDEGGRTSHAAIVSRELGIPAVVGTKEATKKLKTGDYVTVDGTRGVVYKGIVKSLVEKKEEQKATGGQVVVAGAPLITATKVKVNVSMPEVAERAAATGADGVGLLRAEHMILSIGQHPIKFIKEGKFDELVEKLAEGIRTVAAAFYPRPVWYRTLDAPTNEFKEMPGGEDEPDERNPMLGWRGIRRGLDQPELLKAEFTAIKKVVEEGYDNIGVMLPLVGHPEQIRKAKEIARSVGLEPHKDVEWGIMIEVPAAALIIEDLIKEGIDFVSFGTNDLTQYTLAIDRDNDRIAHLYDEKHPAVLKLIKHVIKVAKKYGVETSICGQAGSDPKMAKILVRLGIDSISANPDAVELIRKTIAQEEQKILLEAARKRLFEEEDELDF, encoded by the coding sequence ATGAGCGGATACAGGTTTATAAAGTGGTTTGAGGAGCTCGGCAAGGAAGACGTGCCCCTCGTCGGAGGAAAGGGGGCAAACCTCGGAGAACTTACAAAAGCCGGAATTCCGGTTCCACCCGGGTTCTGTGTCACGGCCGAGGCCTACAAGTACTTCGTCGAGAACGTCAAGCTCGAGGACGGCAGGACCCTCCAGGAGTGGATTATGGACATCATAAGCAAGACCAACGTTGATGACTCCAAGCAGCTCCAGGAGAACACCGCCAAGATCAGGCAGAAGATAATCGAGCTCCCGATGCTCCCCGAGATTGCTGAGGAGATCGAGAGGGCCTACAAGGAGCTCAGCCAGAGGTTCAACAAGGACGCCGTTTACGTTGCCGTCCGCTCTTCTGCAACAGCCGAGGACCTTCCGGAGGCTTCCTTCGCCGGCCAGCAGGAGACCTACCTCGACGTCTACGGCGTTGACGACGTCATAGACAAGGTCAAGAAGTGCTGGGCCAGCCTCTGGACTGCTCGCGCTACCTTCTACAGGGCCAAGCAGGGCTTCGACCACAGCAAGGTCTATCTTAGTGCCGTCGTCCAGAAGATGGTCAACAGCGAGAAGAGCGGTGTCATGTTCACCGCCAACCCGGTCACCAACAACAGGAACGAGATAATGATCAACGCCAGCTGGGGCCTCGGTGAGGCCGTCGTCAGCGGTAGCGTCACCCCGGACGAGTACATCGTCGAGAAGGGCACCTGGAAGATAAAGGAGAAATTCATCGCCAAGAAGGAAGTTATGGTCGTCAGGAACCCCGAGACCGGCAAGGGCACCGTCTACGTCAAGGTCGCCGACTACCTTGGCCCCGAGTGGGTTGAGAAGCAGGTTCTCACCGACGAGCAGATCGTTGAGGTCGCCAAGATGGGCGCCAAGATCGAGGAGCACTACGGCTGGCCGCAGGACATCGAGTGGGCATACGACAAGGACGACGGCAAGCTCTACATCGTCCAGAGCAGGCCGATAACCACCCTCAAGGAGGAGGCCAAGGCTGAAGAAGCAGCTGAGGTCGAGGAAGCCGAGGTCATCCTCAAGGGTCTCGGTGCTTCACCTGGCGTTGGCGCTGGCAGGGTCGTAGTCATCTTCGACGCCAGCGAGATCGACAAGGTCAAGGAGGGCGACGTCCTCGTCACCACCATGACCAACCCGGACATGGTTCCGGCCATGAAGAGGGCAAGCGCTATCGTCACCGACGAGGGTGGAAGAACCAGCCACGCCGCCATCGTCAGCCGTGAGCTCGGCATTCCGGCCGTCGTCGGTACCAAGGAAGCCACCAAGAAACTCAAGACCGGTGACTACGTCACCGTTGATGGGACCAGGGGTGTCGTCTACAAGGGCATAGTCAAGAGCCTCGTCGAAAAGAAGGAGGAGCAGAAGGCCACCGGTGGGCAGGTCGTCGTCGCTGGAGCCCCGCTCATCACCGCGACCAAGGTCAAGGTCAACGTCTCAATGCCCGAAGTGGCTGAGAGGGCAGCCGCTACAGGCGCCGACGGTGTCGGTCTCCTCCGCGCTGAGCACATGATACTCAGCATCGGCCAGCACCCGATCAAGTTCATCAAGGAGGGCAAGTTTGACGAGCTCGTCGAGAAGCTCGCCGAGGGCATAAGGACCGTTGCAGCTGCCTTCTACCCGAGGCCGGTCTGGTACAGGACCCTCGACGCCCCGACCAACGAGTTCAAGGAGATGCCTGGCGGAGAGGACGAGCCGGACGAGAGGAACCCGATGCTCGGCTGGCGCGGAATCAGGCGCGGTCTCGACCAGCCAGAGCTCCTCAAGGCCGAGTTCACCGCCATCAAGAAGGTCGTCGAGGAGGGCTACGACAACATCGGCGTTATGCTCCCGCTCGTCGGCCACCCAGAGCAGATCAGGAAGGCCAAGGAGATAGCCCGCTCAGTCGGCCTTGAGCCGCACAAGGACGTCGAGTGGGGAATAATGATCGAGGTTCCAGCTGCTGCTCTCATCATCGAGGACCTCATCAAGGAGGGCATTGACTTCGTCAGCTTCGGTACCAACGACCTCACCCAGTACACCCTCGCCATCGACAGGGACAACGACAGGATAGCTCACCTCTACGACGAGAAGCACCCGGCAGTGCTCAAGCTCATCAAGCACGTCATCAAGGTCGCCAAGAAGTACGGCGTCGAGACCAGCATCTGTGGACAGGCAGGCAGTGACCCGAAGATGGCCAAGATTCTCGTCAGGCTCGGCATCGACAGCATCAGCGCCAACCCCGACGCGGTTGAGCTCATCAGGAAGACCATCGCCCAGGAGGAGCAGAAGATCCTCCTCGAGGCGGCCAGGAAGAGGCTCTTCGAGGAAGAGGACGAGCTCGACTTCTGA
- a CDS encoding transcription factor S yields MKFCPKCGNLMLPDRKKKVWVCRVCGYEESFDEEKDREKTKITQKVEHKPDEEIVVIEQDVKTLPTTKVTCPKCGNDTAYWWELQTRAGDEPSTIFYKCTKCGHVWRSYE; encoded by the coding sequence ATGAAGTTCTGTCCGAAGTGTGGGAACCTCATGCTCCCCGACAGAAAGAAAAAAGTGTGGGTTTGTCGCGTTTGCGGTTATGAGGAATCCTTTGACGAAGAAAAGGACAGGGAGAAGACAAAGATTACCCAGAAGGTCGAGCACAAACCCGACGAGGAAATCGTTGTCATCGAGCAGGACGTCAAGACCTTGCCGACCACCAAGGTTACCTGCCCCAAGTGCGGTAACGATACTGCCTACTGGTGGGAGCTTCAGACGAGGGCTGGAGATGAGCCGAGTACGATATTCTACAAGTGTACCAAATGCGGCCACGTATGGAGGTCCTACGAGTGA
- the cdr gene encoding CoA-disulfide reductase, translating into MKKTVVIIGGGAAGMSAASRVKRLRPEWDVKVFEATEWVSHAPCGIPYVVEGISPKEKLMHYPPEVFIKKRGIDLHMKAEVIEVEQGNVRVREPDGEHTYEWDYLVFANGASPQVPAIEGIDLPGVFTADLPPDAVAITEYMEKYDVRDVVVIGTGYIALEMAEAFVARGKNVTLIGRSERILRKTFDKEITDIVEEKLKANLNLRLEELTMRFEGDGRVEKVITDAGEYKADLVIVATGIKPNTELARELGVRIGETGAIWTNEKMQTSVENVYAAGDVAETKHLITGRRVWIPLAPPGNKMGYVAGSNIAGKEIHFPGVLGTSITKFLDLEIGKTGLTEAEAIKEGYDVRTAFIKANTKPHYYPGAREIWLKGVVDNETNRLLGVQAVGAEILPRIDTAAAMLTAGFTTKDAFFTDLAYAPPFAPVWDPLIVLARVLKF; encoded by the coding sequence ATGAAGAAAACGGTGGTTATCATAGGCGGTGGAGCAGCTGGAATGAGCGCGGCATCCCGTGTTAAAAGACTCAGGCCCGAGTGGGACGTCAAAGTGTTTGAAGCCACTGAGTGGGTAAGCCACGCCCCCTGCGGCATTCCCTACGTCGTTGAGGGAATTTCACCAAAGGAAAAGCTGATGCATTACCCTCCAGAGGTCTTCATCAAGAAGCGCGGTATTGACCTTCACATGAAAGCAGAAGTCATTGAGGTCGAGCAGGGGAATGTCCGCGTGAGGGAGCCCGACGGGGAGCACACCTACGAGTGGGATTACCTCGTCTTTGCCAACGGTGCCTCTCCCCAAGTTCCGGCGATAGAGGGCATAGACCTTCCGGGTGTTTTCACCGCCGACCTGCCCCCCGATGCGGTCGCAATAACCGAGTATATGGAAAAGTACGACGTCAGGGACGTGGTCGTCATCGGAACCGGCTACATCGCCCTTGAGATGGCCGAGGCTTTCGTCGCTAGGGGCAAGAACGTGACCCTCATCGGCAGGAGCGAGAGGATCCTCAGGAAGACCTTCGACAAGGAGATTACGGACATAGTCGAGGAGAAGCTTAAGGCCAACCTCAACCTCCGCCTAGAGGAGCTCACCATGCGCTTTGAGGGCGACGGAAGGGTCGAGAAGGTCATCACCGACGCCGGGGAGTATAAAGCGGACCTCGTCATAGTTGCCACAGGGATAAAGCCGAACACCGAGCTGGCCAGAGAACTGGGCGTCAGGATAGGCGAGACCGGCGCGATATGGACGAACGAGAAGATGCAGACGAGCGTTGAGAACGTTTATGCGGCTGGTGATGTGGCAGAGACGAAGCACCTAATAACCGGTAGGCGCGTGTGGATACCCCTCGCACCGCCCGGGAACAAGATGGGTTACGTGGCCGGAAGCAACATAGCCGGGAAGGAGATACACTTCCCCGGAGTGCTTGGAACGAGCATAACCAAGTTCCTCGACCTTGAGATAGGCAAGACGGGCCTCACTGAGGCCGAAGCAATAAAGGAAGGCTACGACGTCAGGACTGCTTTCATAAAAGCCAATACGAAGCCCCACTACTACCCGGGGGCCAGAGAAATCTGGCTAAAGGGAGTTGTTGACAACGAGACCAACAGGCTCCTCGGCGTCCAGGCTGTCGGTGCTGAGATACTACCAAGGATAGACACGGCCGCGGCGATGCTCACCGCTGGCTTCACAACGAAGGATGCCTTCTTTACCGACTTGGCTTATGCGCCCCCCTTCGCGCCGGTTTGGGACCCGCTGATAGTTCTGGCAAGGGTTCTGAAGTTCTGA